The genomic window TAGGTTTTGCGCGCGTATCCATCACGGCCGAGCGTGAGTATCCCGCCGCCGCACCCGGTTGCCCAGCTTTTCTCAAGGGTGTGCGCTTTGACTCTACGAACTTAAAAAAGTGGTATGAGGAGGTACTCCCACATCTAGCCAAGTGCACGTTCATTGTCTCCTCCACCGCCGATGTCACGTACGGCGGCAGCATCTTCGGTTCAACGGCATTGCCACACATATACAATGCTGTGACAAAGGTAGAACTCCCCAAGTTCTACTGGTTCAGTGGCGTTGCTCTTAATCGCCATCACAACCCGTACTTGCAGATGTGTCGCAATCTGCCCAACCTGCGTGAGCTGTGCCTTACGATACAGACCGCTGGGCTGACAAGCCAACGTTGGCCGGAGCGTCAGATTGTTGCGCTCGAGCGAACGAACCCTGAAGCTGCCAAAGAGCGCATCGTTCTCTCAGTTCGAGAAGCCGTGCACAGATACGAGCTCGATGCCCTTTTTGCATGCACTtctcttcgtcttctccGCTTAGAGTACATCGAGAGCGCCATGACGGCGTACTTCTGCCGGGTCGGCAATCCAGTCGATGTTCTCCAGAAGCTCAAGGTGTATCTGGCTCGAGGGTTTGCCCAAAGGGGTTTGGAGGTCGCTGTGAACCTCGCGCGCGTAGATTAAGTTCCGGGCCGATGCAGGCAGTATGGAGGCTGCAGAATATACAGTATTGGCGATCGTCCACGAAAAGTGTTTTCTGGCCTACGTACAATGATCAGAACGACCCTATCTCGGGGAAGTTGTGATGACGAACACAGTTTACTGTGATTGTGCACCTGACTCTTCCACCTTTGTGACACACGACTCAGATATCTTGTACGGATCATAGACACTGCCCTGTATTGGTATACCAATAGAATGAAACCTCGCATTCCAGATCATGTCATAGCCTATCCTACAGGTTTTACAGAGTTAGCCACAATACGAGCACAATTTTCAATAAGACACAATGCTACGGTATCACAGACGACTATTGCACACGAGCTTCTTTATTACACATCTCGTGTTGCCAAAGTAGGTGACAAGCTTATACCAATCGGCAGATCTACATGTGTAAGACATGAACGATTCGTGTTCGCAAAGCCTTCGATATTCGTGCGGCTGAGAATAGTAACCAATGACTTTAGCCTATTTTCTTAGCTGGATAGCCTTGCAACCCTTTTACCTGCTGTATTGTCGCACGAGGTATTGGAACCTAATCGGCATGTGGGAGAGGTGGTGAGGTGCCTGTGTCGATTCCGTGTGGTATAAATACAGCACGCGGATTGTACTGTCAATGGACGCAAGCCATTGCTGGTCAGATTTCATGTATTCAAGTCTCCTCAGGGCACCATGTTTCTGATCAGATTACTCACACTGGCTTCATTTTGTATTTCCGTTCGTGCTGTAGGTCGCGCCATCGTCACCAACCAGTGCGACGCACCCATTTACCTCTGGTCCGTTGGCGGCTCAGTCAGTTCGCAGACAATCCTTCCTAAAGATAGTTCGTATGGCGAGGTTTTCGCTTCCGATCCATCCTCTGGTGGAATTGCCCTCAAAGTCACTTCAAGTCCCGGCGGCCTTTTCACTCCCAACGCCAGCCAGCTAGTCTTCGCGTACAACATCGACGATACCCATGTATGGTACGATATGAGCTCCATATTCGGCGATGGATTTGCTGGAAGAACACTGAGGATCCAACCTAGCGACGACGTCTGTGAGAGCATTAGTTGGTATGATGGAACCACACCGGCAGGAAGCCAGGTTAAACGATGTCATCGGGAGACAAACTTGGAGCTAACATTCTGTACGGGACATTGTTTGCCAAGTTGGTGTAATTTATACGTACCTTGGCTGAAAGAATGAAACTGAAACTTTTACAGCACCTTGTGGAAATGCTGCACCGAACAATACACAGACGTGCTGCACGCATTGTATCGGAAGTCACCATTGTGTTGCACCGCAGTAATTGATTAAGAAGAGGTACAGTCGGCGTTTTTGGGTGACGTTGATAAGCTTAGCTGCTTTATGGGTGTAGGAATCGTCTTGAAACTCCATATAGTTGCAATAGACTTAATCAGGACCAACAGTTCACTGCTGAGGCCTTTTCCACGCACTACCTAAACAATCTAAGGAATAGGAGAATCCTATCATTGACCTAACGGACTCGGCTCACCCATTTAGATAAAAAAAAAGCTCTAAATATAGGCCGCAGTGGTGTATGCTTCCACTTAGAGCGTACAAAAAACCTTTGCAATTAGGATGTAAGAACAAAGTGTGATCTGGCACTGAGTTTAGACATGCATCTAGACTTGAAAATGATGTACTATCAACTGGAAGTCTTCGAGCTTAGTGCAACCTTGGACATGGTGAAAAGCAGGGTGTGGGTGACAAGGTCGTGCAATGAACATATTTCAAGCAAGATGATGAAATTGTGAGACTATTTCTATCACATTGTCTTAACAACGAAATTTTAGGCTTTTTAATACCATTTGTACAACCTTTGTATCATTTCTCTTTTTGCATCAACTGCGGTAGTAGCCATGCTGATCGTAGCAAATGAGCTTTTGCTTAATATTGCAACATTGCTGGATGCAATCGACCTACGAAGCATCAGCTTCAGTTGTCGAAATATACGTCCACTTGCGCAAGAAGGTTTGGTGCGCACGGCCTTCTTGCGTGCAAAAAAGCCGTGGGCTCTTGTTGAGACGATGTATCACCAACCTGAGCTTGTACGTCATTTGAGTATCTTCGCTTGAGCAAGCGTAGCCCTGAAATTCCTATGTAATTAATAAGATGGATTCTAAACCTTCTTCATCATCACTGACAGAGTTTACTAGGGAAAGCAGTACACTCTACCGTTCAGCTCTTACAAACGAAGGTTTTATCGCCTGCTGTGCAACTACATCATGACCACATTCCCATCTCGTTCCCATTCCATGTGCATCCTCTTCCCTGCTATTTTATATCTTTTAATGCCCTTACAACTCATGTTGGCATATGCGTGACCCCCCGACACCTGTAGCACTTCTGAACCCTTGTATTACAATCTCCACGGTGTACCACCAATTTCCCACGTATATAACGTATGCGCTGGAAATTAGATATACAGTCCTGCTTCAGCATCGGCCGTTATGCAACGAAGGTGCTGGACTGGATCAATAGACCGTCTCTGACGGGCTTTTGAGACAGTGAAATCAATGCCAGCATTGAAGAACACCTCCATCCTGCGAAGAGCCGGAAAAGTGCCACGTTTTCTCTCGAAACAAAGACTATTAAGGAAATCAGCAACATTGTAAACCGCCTCACTAATCCCCAGAATCTCCAGCATCGGCGGTAATATGGCTTTGAGGTTAGGCAGCGCGCGGGACATTCTTGGAAACCCACAAAACAATGGGTACGAGATGCCCACGTCTTTCAACACTGAGAAGCCCCTGAAGTAGAGGATTGCGTAGTCGTATGGTGTGAATATTACTCCAGACATATTCGCTGGCGTCTTCAATACTCCCACTTACTTTCTTAGTGCCTTCAGAGGTGCGAACAAAAAtctacttctagttttatgGGTGATAGGTGGAGCTTCCCTTGCGTCGATAGAGTGAGGACGGCGAAATCCACAAGCCATCCGTTGCCGCATATGAACTCCTTGAGATGAGGCAAGATACATACCGGAATTCCCAGTAGTCCGGGTAAGCAATCCTAAATCAGTGTCATGATCCATTTCTCTCGGTCCTCGGTCGTCTTTGAAAAATGCTCGATAAAACCAAGGCAGCTTGATATAAAATCCTTGTGTTGCAAGACTGTGCCTGATGCTTTGTTCGGAGCGTGAAGGCTCACCATCCAACCATATGTCGAGCGTACAGTTCGTTTTTTGGTTTTGCTGAGGATCTCTAGAGTGAGCACGCGGGGACGAGCCTCCGGGTAGTAGAGTGGTTACAACATGTATTCGTAAATGTGCATGATGCCGAATGTAGGGTTTATGAGCAGCGTTTCCTGTGGTATGTGGCGCCAGCGGTGAGATACAAGAGACAGCATCGCAATGTCGCGGGCGCGGGAGAGAGTGGTAAGATTTGAAGCGATCAGCTACATTATTTCTATCAGCAGCTCGTATATGTGTATTGGTGCCAGCATTTTGTGAGCCAGTACCGAATCGTTGTGCCGATGGCTGCTGGTCAATTCCAGTTGTGCGCCAGGAGTTTGCTGCTAGAACATAGTTTTGCAACCAGTGAGTATCATTCGGCAGCAACCCAGAGTATTTAGCTCACAGCAGAATCAGGGTGCAGTGTCGACACGTGACCATATGTAAGACCTTTCTATCACTTTGATTCAGAAGGATACATTCCGTCGACACAGACTGCAAGTGCAGAAGACCGACACTAGACAGTTAAGCAAAATTTCAGCTTGAAACGAATGCAGGGGTCCACAAGGTCTACATTGATTCATGTTCCCTGCAGTGTTCCATAGACGACACATTCACTGAGCACGAAGTGGTGGAAACCCCTTTCACTCGGATTTGGTCAAGGTCTTGAATTGATCGCGTTGCTTCACTTCTGTCGCGACGGAGCTAAAACTTCATATAAGCCTGCAGCTATGTATTCATATTCAGTCAGAGATTAGGAGACAAGCTTTACCTGCATAGACATGAGCTGAGATCTACACATCAGTTGACTAGGAGACCGGATACTTTAAATCACTCATGACTTCTCTACATTTTCCTCCTCACAGTCTTTGTTAATTCATCTATCCCTAGCTTTTCGGCGTCGAATACTTCCATCTGCCGCCCGTCGAACACATAGTGCTACTTACCTTGTCGTTTCCCACCAAGCTGGTTGCTTTTCGTCCGCAAGACCAATAACCCACTGCTCTTTCCTATTTTCGTTTCTATTGCTTCTACGTGTGGCTGGAGAGACCTCTTCCATTTCTCAGAAATGAACATCCACTTCTTGAACTCAGATCGCCGGTGGAAGAGCCCGAACCACAGCTCTATATCTCCGTTGAATATAAGGGTTGGTCGTTCTAGCGAGGGTCTGCATTCAGGAGCGATTGAACACACCATTGTTGGATGCTGGGCTAATTCCGGCAATGATGGAGCTCTGAATTGTCGCGGTGTGGGAGTCTCAAATGTGAAACTGAACTTGGATGTGTCTACGAGTATGTCAGTGGGGAAGAACCCAGTGACTTACAAAGTGCTTACCGTTGTGATGCAGTATATCTCTGTATCTTCGTCGTTTGAATTTCCTTTTGTCCTTGTCTGATCTCTTGATGATGACTTTCGTTTCTTGTTCAACAGGCACCTCGCCCTCTAGTTGAGGATCGGAATCCCATGTCAGATGCTGATCGCTGTGAAAGAAACGAACACAAGTCCACTTTTTTGCTTTGAAAGTGGAACTGCAGAAAAGCCAAACGTGATCGATGCCATGGTTGACGAAGAGCCGAATCTCCAGTCGTGATTTGCGTTGTCTAGCACCGCAGGAATCTTGCGCGACACAGTCGGATAGCTGCATGCTTACTTTTGCAACTTCAGTAGCCTCGAGACGCGAAAGATACACCATTGCATCAAGCTCTTCTATTAATGCCACTGCTCTGCCAAATACTTGTTCAGTCTGCCAAAGGTCTGTGCGGAAATCGACCGTAAGACCCTTTACCGTCAACGTCTTTAGGATTTTTGAATAGTACTTTTCGTAACTGTACTTGGCAAAGTTCCCTTGGCTTGTACAGCACAGTGAGATTGCGGAGCTGCTAGGCATATCGAAAGACATCGTGATGTGCTTGAGACGCAGCTCCTTCTTCGGAAGACGATTGAATACATCTAGAAGAATGAAAGACCATTTGTTACAAGACGTAATGTGGAGATCCTCGAGAGTCAGAGGCAGACAGGCCAGCTTGCCTTCTGCGCGATCTGATCTATTGCCCTTGCGTGACTCGATGATGGATCCATCCGGACGATACAAGTCGATTCGTACTGGCCATCCCAATGTGTCTATAGGAACTATCAGGGATCTTAGAAAGTAGAAATCGGGAAATCGGAGAATGTAGCCGGCGTTGCGCTTGCACCTAAAATTGCTTCTGATTATCAGCACTTGCAGACATCGCTGCAAAACCAGTAGCGCAGAACCATCAAATGGAAGTCGAGAGGACCACTCGTTATCGAACTTCATGAGCCGGGGTCTAGCATTGACAAACTCTCTGTGTGGTGGTAGCCATATGGTCAGCTCTCTGAGCTTGGGTCAAAGTGAGACCAGAATGTTCAGGAACCAATTGTGAGCTTTGTTGTGCCAACCACACTTGCTCAGCTTCGCGTTTCGGATCTGTTGCCAGACGATATTGTGCATGAGATTATGCTCGATGCGGTCTTTGGGCAATTGGACCATTAATGGGTCGAAATTGAGGGGCCCCAGACACTGACAGTTGTCCACGTGATTGCAGCCGTGTTTGGTCAAATCAGTATGGCTGATTTGAGGGATATGATAGGGCTTTACGACAAGCATTGCCAGTACATGTCTAATACCTCGTTTTGGTATGCACAGCTTGTGTATCATGGCAGTCTGCACTATATCTCGAAGGCGTTTGTTGGCTAGCGAAAGACTGAAGACGGCTTTGCTACCACACAGCTGCAGAGAGACAAGCTCCAACAACTCGTTAGGTAGGCCAAGCAAGTTGATATCCTCATATTTGTGTCTGTAGCTGGGGGCAACTTGAGTTTGCGCGCTTGTTGGGCTGATATTTTCGTTCGCGGCCATTTGCTTGCTAGATAGTAGTCGGCTTGAGGCGGGCACAATGCCCTGTCGTAGTGCTTCCATCACAGCGGCGCCTTGAATGATAATCTGACTTGTTGGCCGCTTGGACGCGGCAGGATACCGAAGATGGGACGTTGTGTTCGTTGTCTTGGCTCCGCTTTTATTGTCGGCATGCTCTCTTTGGTTGAAGAGGGAGACTATGGGCAAGTCGTAGGCGGCACTGCCTGTTAATGGCGCCTCGCTCGTCTGTGCCTGACCCGATCCCGCCAGCGCAGTGAAAGACTGTGGCGGTGCCGCATCGCACCATGTAGTTGAAGAAGATAGAGCCGCAGAGCATATTTGACTGTGAATTTTGACATTGGAGTATATCCTACATAGTTTTTAAACTCCAAATGATGATCGGCTCGGCATTTTGAACTGATGGGAGCAGCAGCTTTGCCATATACATGGCCGTCTTACTGGGGTCATTGGTTTTTGCACCGAAAGAGGTTTGACTGCTTGTTCATAAGCTTAATTGTGCTCTCTGTTCGCCTGATCTTAGAATACACCCAAAATTTCAGTTCCAGTGTTAATGAGGGGTGCGGATTGTGGAGTTAGACCTTGACCGTTGATGAAGGCTCCCGGTAACCAGAACAACGTGATTAGAGAACGCCTTATCCCATTGGACAATCCACTTTCTCTTCCCAAGAACCGTACTCCGATTGTCGCGAGTTTGGCTGCAGGAAGCATGCCGTCCTCTGCTTTCTCGTCTGCTCACAGCGCGCACGGACGGCACCCATCCTGTCATGGCCTGCATAGGGGCGCATCTCCGGAAAAAAAACAGCGATGGCACAAACATCAGAGAGCAACCTGGCCCCGACATGAGCAATCTCCAGCCGGAAACAAGGCCAGCCGAAGAACCATGGACATCTCTAAGCGATGTTGATCTTCGGAACAAGTGTCACCAGGATGACAGCAGTAACAGAACAGGGCAACTGTTGGCGACGCCACGTAGTCCAGAACCGTGTTAGAGAGGTAGGCACGCTCAGTGTCCAATCACAACCTGAAATGGCTCTTGAAACGACATGACGATTACTTGGCACGTGATCGACGAGGGCAACTATTGCCTCTAGTGCCGGCGGGCTAGAATCTAAAACCACGACGGCGCGGCACCACACGGAACGCCTGCCATCCGCTTTTTCTCCGCCGCTACAACAACGATGATAGCACGACTGAGGCCAATCACAGGCTCGCAACACTCTTGCACAGACTGAGACAGCGCCGTGGGCATGCGGGACGATGTGTTTCCGCTGGGGCTGCCGCCCACCTCTATTGTGTCACTGTGACCCCTGCGGCTTTTTTTATATCTTCGCTGACCTTTTTTCCCTCTCTGGCTCTGTAAACGAAAGTTATGGCTCTCCTCGATGTCATCGGTTGTGTATTCAGGTCACCGACATCACTACTTCTCTTCACAGCGGCGCTTGTGTCCCTCTTCGTCATTGTACATACTTTCTTCATACGCAGGCTACCAACTGATGCGCCCAATGCTGCCAGCGATAACTACCCTGTCACAGGTCCCTGGGGATTCTGGACGGAGCGCTGGGAATGGTATCGCCGGCGACGCGACCAGTCGACGACAGGCAACTTCTCTTTCCATGCAGGACCGAACACTATCGTAGCTCTGGCCGGAGAAGAGAGCCGCAAGCTGTTCTTTGAGTCGCGCGAACTTGGCTTTGCAGAGGGTTACGCGATACTATTTGGCGTGGCTCCAGCGACCGAAAAGTACGACAGCGAGCAGCGCGCAGAAGAAGATATCTCGAATCACTTCAGTCGCCGCCTGGCTGCGCTCTTGAAAAACGACCAATTTCGCCGCAAGCTGTCGACGCTTACCTCAGACATGCAAGAGGCCATCAATGCTATCAAAAACGACCCCAGCGGCCGTACGAACCCCTTCGAGAGCATTTACCGGGCGGTTTTCCAACTCACCATGCGAGTAGTTGGTGCACACGAGATTGCGGACAACCCAAAATTGCTCGAAGAGACACTCAACCTCTTCGAGTATATTGAGGCTAGTACTACAGCCACATCCATCATACTTCCAAAGTTTCCTTCGCCCGCCGTATTAAAGCGCACATACGCAGGAGCTCGTTTGTATATGATAATCGAGAATATCGTCAAGCGGCGAGCGGCGAGCGACGAAAAGCACGACGACGCTCTGCAGTACCTGTTGGATCAGGGCGACAGGACACACAAGATCGTAGAGTTTATTGTTGGTGCCTTGTTCGCCGGTCTGCTCAACAGCGGCATCAACGCAGCTTGGGTGCTGTGCTACCTTGCTACCTCTGCCGAGTGGCTCACCAAGGCCCGAGACGAAGTCTGTGCAGTTGCAGCAAAATACGCACGGAATCCTACCGCGCCGTTGCGCTATCAGCTTGACGACGTTCCACTGGAGGCATGGGAGACCGATTTTCCTATTGTCGACCTGTGCTTGAAGGATTCAATCCGCATCAACCTCCTCGGCACAGCTTTCCGCAAGAACATCAGCGGTCAACCGCTTCCTACTGGCAAGGGCATGGAAGTCATCCCACCCAACGCAGTCGTCACTTACGCAACCGCCGACGTCCACCAAGACCCTTCCATCTACCCGAACCCCGAAGTCTGGGATCCTGCACGCTACCTCCCAGGTCGTGAGGAGGACAAGAAGGTGCCACACGCTTGGCTTGGCTGGGGCGTGGGAAGGCATCCGTGTGCGGGTATGCGATTCGCCAAACTCGAGCAGAACATCATTACGGCGTACTTCCTGGCAAGCTTTGACTTTAGCTTGGAGAATGAGAGCGGCAAAACATTAAGTGTGCCGCCTAAGGTGGACCAGAACGGTCATTCTGCGTCTAAGCCAAAGAATCCACCTTACCTAAGGGTGAGTTCAAGAGAGAAATAGGGGTTCCAGTATCAAACTGAACCAGTCTTTTTCATCTACATATGGGGCGTTTCGTTGCATTTACAGCGTGGCGCTAGTTGTTACATACTAGACTTTGCATATACCCAGTTCGAAATTTACATTAGTTGATCTATTTCCATCTACTTCTCAGTTTATGTACCCCCAGCTAGGTACAATATCTTCTTCGCATCCTTTGTGAGATCTCACACCCATTGCAGATACCAAACACTACCATCAAGTATCAAAGCGCTAATAAGATGCACAAAAATCAGGCCGAGCCGGAGGCCTTGTACATTCGACACCAAGAATTCAAAGCTTACCCGtcccccaccaccaccaccaccacacaaCTAGTTTAGTACGCTGTATCTTCCACTCCCTGTCTTGCACTCCCGCCTCTCGTTCTCCCACGGCCCTCTTTCTTCCCTTAGCTGGGCGTTCAAGTGCGCAATCAATGCTGCATGTCTACTGGTGCTCCCCATCTCCTTTTTCTGGACGGCAAAGTGCGTGGCGGAAAGAAGGTTGGGCGGAGAGGAATAAACTCTGGATGGTAGACAGATGAGCTATAGGGTGGGGAAGTTGATATCACGCCGTTGGGGAGGACGCTGAGTCGGTGTTTCGTACGTGCAGAGGCGGGTAGAGGCGCATAAGCGGTGATGGTGATATGGAGTGTTGATGTTGGGGCGATGATggtgctgttgttgttgatgtgGGATATAGACAGACGTTGGGTTTGGCTTGTAGGGTAGATGGGTGCATGCATAGTGTTATGTCGCTGATGCGGATTCGACTGCACAGAACAATAGCGGTGACAAGCGTTTGTTATACT from Ascochyta rabiei chromosome 2, complete sequence includes these protein-coding regions:
- a CDS encoding Sterol 14-alpha-demethylase, coding for MALLDVIGCVFRSPTSLLLFTAALVSLFVIVHTFFIRRLPTDAPNAASDNYPVTGPWGFWTERWEWYRRRRDQSTTGNFSFHAGPNTIVALAGEESRKLFFESRELGFAEGYAILFGVAPATEKYDSEQRAEEDISNHFSRRLAALLKNDQFRRKLSTLTSDMQEAINAIKNDPSGRTNPFESIYRAVFQLTMRVVGAHEIADNPKLLEETLNLFEYIEASTTATSIILPKFPSPAVLKRTYAGARLYMIIENIVKRRAASDEKHDDALQYLLDQGDRTHKIVEFIVGALFAGLLNSGINAAWVLCYLATSAEWLTKARDEVCAVAAKYARNPTAPLRYQLDDVPLEAWETDFPIVDLCLKDSIRINLLGTAFRKNISGQPLPTGKGMEVIPPNAVVTYATADVHQDPSIYPNPEVWDPARYLPGREEDKKVPHAWLGWGVGRHPCAGMRFAKLEQNIITAYFLASFDFSLENESGKTLSVPPKVDQNGHSASKPKNPPYLRVSSREK